In one Pseudomonas sp. 31-12 genomic region, the following are encoded:
- a CDS encoding DUF1631 domain-containing protein, with protein sequence MHNDGNVVPLHKATTEQATQSPLARLPVILLQVRDKATQQLRHGLQELFDNADDTLFEMADRARNDVEQNLFFEAMRDLRLKRKSIERGFLEQFFEAFVSLSQYDNPQAALPQALVVDADALPNDDLERSVAVEAMVSKVLNRDGFALDQLTARLSALLGKALDNQHNPLGPERLCEYFLQAWRNLGVEIKVKLIILKLFDRYVLSSADQLYAEANQLLIATGVLPDLKPAPTRRASDHAAASAHAEPIEVGIHSGETPIDDGVQEVFAALQELLLHVRGSVAPTLDASTQTQPISTRDLLRLLSHLQQYVPALATQDDFDLRNQLEQLLTRVSVKSGKSRVVGVADEDVINLIAMLFECILDDRNLPDSLKALIGRLQIPMLKVAVLDKSFFSRASHPARRLLNEIAAAAMGWGACDDHERDSLYVRIEQVVQRLLNDFADDPAIFSELLADFLTFTSDERRRSELLEQRTRDAEEGRARTELARQRVEQALNQALLGKVLPQGVVVFVQDAWGKVLLLTCLKHGDASTQWQADVQTMEQLIWSVQRHDEPDAGLRLLALVPGLLKALRDGLSRSAFDPFATSEFFSELETLHVQLFERPGQAVAQSIEPPVMVEVLQHIVLRTADEGPVDVVSVRLPADDVGLLQVDRLRPGSWVEFQEDDENTLRCKLAAIIEATGKYIFVDRTGMKVLERSRTGLALEFRRGAVRALDDTLLFDRALESVLGNLRRLNRGK encoded by the coding sequence GACGCAATCGCCGCTCGCCCGCCTGCCGGTGATTCTGCTTCAGGTTCGCGACAAGGCCACTCAACAGCTCAGGCACGGTTTACAGGAACTGTTTGATAACGCTGACGACACGCTGTTCGAAATGGCCGATCGCGCCCGCAACGACGTCGAGCAGAACCTCTTCTTCGAAGCCATGCGCGACTTGCGCCTCAAGCGAAAAAGCATCGAGCGCGGTTTTCTCGAACAATTTTTCGAGGCGTTCGTCAGCCTCTCGCAGTACGACAACCCCCAGGCAGCCTTGCCTCAGGCATTGGTGGTCGATGCCGATGCTTTGCCCAATGACGATCTGGAGCGTAGCGTCGCGGTGGAGGCCATGGTCAGCAAGGTGCTGAATCGCGACGGCTTTGCCCTTGACCAACTGACGGCCCGACTCAGCGCTCTGCTGGGCAAGGCGCTGGACAATCAGCACAACCCGTTGGGACCGGAAAGGCTCTGCGAGTATTTCTTGCAGGCCTGGCGCAACCTGGGGGTGGAGATCAAGGTCAAGTTGATCATCCTCAAGCTGTTCGACCGCTACGTGCTCAGCAGCGCGGATCAGTTGTACGCTGAAGCCAATCAACTGCTCATCGCTACCGGCGTGTTGCCCGACCTCAAGCCTGCTCCCACGCGGCGAGCCAGCGATCATGCAGCCGCCAGCGCGCATGCCGAACCAATCGAAGTCGGCATCCATTCAGGCGAGACGCCGATCGACGACGGCGTGCAGGAAGTCTTTGCCGCGTTGCAGGAACTGTTGTTGCATGTGCGCGGCAGCGTCGCACCGACCCTCGACGCCAGCACCCAGACCCAACCCATTTCCACCCGCGACCTGTTGCGCCTGCTCTCGCACTTGCAGCAATACGTGCCGGCGCTGGCGACCCAGGACGACTTCGATCTGCGCAATCAGCTCGAACAACTGCTGACCCGGGTCAGCGTCAAAAGCGGCAAATCGCGCGTGGTCGGTGTAGCTGACGAAGACGTGATCAACCTTATTGCGATGCTCTTCGAATGCATCCTTGATGACCGCAACTTGCCGGACTCTCTCAAGGCGCTGATCGGTCGATTGCAGATCCCGATGCTCAAGGTTGCGGTGCTCGACAAGAGCTTCTTTAGCCGCGCCAGCCACCCGGCCCGGCGCCTGCTCAACGAAATCGCCGCTGCCGCAATGGGCTGGGGAGCGTGCGACGACCATGAGCGTGACAGCCTGTACGTGCGCATTGAACAAGTAGTGCAGCGCCTGTTGAACGACTTTGCTGACGATCCGGCGATCTTTTCCGAGTTGCTCGCCGATTTTCTCACGTTCACCAGTGATGAGCGTCGCCGCAGTGAATTGCTGGAGCAGCGCACCCGTGACGCCGAAGAAGGCCGAGCCCGGACCGAACTGGCGCGCCAGCGTGTCGAGCAGGCGCTGAATCAGGCGTTGTTGGGCAAAGTGCTACCCCAAGGAGTGGTGGTTTTCGTCCAGGACGCCTGGGGCAAAGTGCTGTTGTTGACCTGCCTCAAACACGGTGATGCGTCGACTCAATGGCAGGCCGATGTGCAGACCATGGAGCAATTGATCTGGAGCGTGCAGCGCCATGACGAGCCCGATGCCGGCCTGCGTTTATTGGCGCTGGTGCCCGGATTGCTTAAGGCCTTGCGCGACGGGTTGAGCCGCTCGGCGTTCGATCCGTTTGCCACCAGTGAATTTTTCAGTGAGCTGGAAACCTTGCACGTGCAACTGTTCGAGCGTCCGGGCCAGGCAGTTGCACAGTCCATCGAGCCGCCGGTGATGGTCGAAGTGCTGCAGCACATCGTGCTGCGAACCGCCGACGAGGGCCCGGTAGATGTTGTGTCGGTGCGGTTGCCTGCAGACGATGTCGGATTGCTTCAGGTCGATCGACTGCGTCCGGGTAGTTGGGTCGAGTTCCAGGAAGACGATGAAAACACCCTGCGCTGCAAGCTGGCTGCAATCATAGAAGCCACCGGGAAATACATCTTCGTCGACCGCACCGGCATGAAAGTGCTGGAGCGCAGCCGCACCGGCCTGGCCCTGGAATTTCGCCGTGGCGCGGTGCGGGCGTTGGACGACACGTTGCTGTTCGACCGGGCGCTGGAATCGGTGCTGGGTAATCTGCGGCGTCTCAATCGCGGCAAGTGA
- the ampD gene encoding 1,6-anhydro-N-acetylmuramyl-L-alanine amidase AmpD: protein MQLDPASGWCQGVRVCPSPNFNARPSNEISLLVIHNISLPPAQFATGKVQEFFQNRLDVTEHPYFEGIVDLRVSAHFLIERDGTVTQFVSCLERAWHAGVSSFEGRDTCNDFSVGIELEGTDDLPFTDAQYQALTKLTRQLQSTFTAITPQRICGHSDIAPGRKTDPGPAFDWARYRAALAKAALEQEEGQ, encoded by the coding sequence ATGCAGTTGGACCCCGCGAGCGGTTGGTGTCAGGGCGTGCGTGTATGCCCATCGCCCAACTTCAATGCGCGCCCCTCGAACGAAATTTCCCTGCTGGTGATCCACAACATCAGCCTGCCGCCAGCGCAGTTTGCCACCGGCAAGGTGCAGGAATTTTTCCAGAATCGTCTGGATGTCACGGAGCATCCCTACTTTGAAGGGATTGTTGACCTGCGGGTGTCTGCGCACTTTCTGATCGAACGTGACGGTACCGTCACTCAGTTTGTCTCTTGTCTGGAGCGCGCCTGGCACGCCGGTGTCTCGAGTTTCGAGGGGCGGGACACCTGTAATGATTTTTCCGTGGGCATCGAGCTTGAAGGCACGGATGATTTGCCTTTTACCGATGCTCAGTATCAAGCGTTGACCAAGCTGACCCGACAGCTGCAAAGCACGTTTACGGCGATCACACCGCAGCGCATCTGTGGGCATAGCGACATCGCACCGGGGCGCAAGACGGACCCGGGACCCGCGTTCGACTGGGCACGCTATCGCGCCGCCCTGGCAAAAGCCGCTTTGGAACAAGAGGAAGGACAATGA
- the ampE gene encoding regulatory signaling modulator protein AmpE, with the protein MSFLVLLLAVWIEKFSALRHRVQRDGGWVRELNKLEVSPRLIDQPWLILVVLVLLPVALLGLLLVVLEPVAYGLLALPVHLLVVIYSLGRGDLLAGLGPFRDAWRREDLQAAAHVAKRDLDICADSGEQLLERVEGHLLWEAYQSFFAVIFWYFVLGPVAALSYRLLALAEEHGQNPAVVERAAQLRHAFDWVPVRLLAASFALVGNFVAVSRVMLHELLNWNISAAQLIEKVGLVAGEIPAPVVGPDGINSLDRIWELLLRAAVLWYAGFALWTVLP; encoded by the coding sequence ATGAGTTTTCTGGTGTTGCTGTTGGCTGTCTGGATCGAGAAGTTCTCGGCCCTGCGCCATCGGGTTCAACGTGACGGCGGTTGGGTGCGTGAGCTGAACAAGCTGGAAGTCAGCCCGCGTCTGATCGATCAGCCATGGCTGATATTGGTGGTGCTGGTGTTGCTGCCGGTAGCGCTGTTGGGTTTGTTGTTGGTGGTGCTGGAACCAGTGGCCTATGGGTTGCTGGCGTTGCCGGTGCACTTGCTGGTGGTGATTTACAGTCTGGGTCGCGGCGATCTGCTGGCCGGCCTTGGGCCGTTTCGTGATGCCTGGCGCCGGGAAGACCTGCAAGCGGCTGCCCATGTGGCGAAGCGCGACCTGGACATCTGCGCCGATAGCGGCGAGCAACTGCTTGAGCGGGTTGAAGGCCATTTGCTGTGGGAGGCTTACCAGAGCTTTTTTGCGGTGATTTTCTGGTACTTCGTGCTGGGCCCGGTCGCCGCCCTTAGCTACCGGCTGCTGGCGCTGGCCGAAGAACACGGGCAGAACCCGGCCGTGGTCGAACGCGCGGCGCAGTTGCGTCACGCGTTTGATTGGGTGCCGGTGCGTCTGCTGGCGGCCAGTTTCGCGCTGGTCGGAAACTTTGTGGCGGTCAGCCGGGTGATGTTGCATGAACTGCTGAACTGGAACATCAGCGCCGCTCAGTTGATCGAGAAGGTCGGGCTGGTGGCCGGTGAAATTCCCGCACCGGTCGTCGGACCGGATGGCATCAACAGCCTCGACCGGATCTGGGAGTTGCTGCTGCGTGCGGCGGTGCTCTGGTACGCCGGTTTTGCGTTGTGGACAGTGTTGCCGTAG
- a CDS encoding methyl-accepting chemotaxis protein — MSATSLEVARSAAAAVSSAHSVNDETISGRGLVASQQGSIAQLASEIDQSVRVVNQLASDSQSISRVLEVIKSIAEQTNLLALNAAIEAARAGEQGRGFAVVADEVRTLAKRTQQSTEEIEQMITKLQNGVGAAVKAMGVSHQVADGTVGQSEKVQQALENILGAVGMIVDQNQQIAAAVEQQTAVAHDIDQNIVEINRAGERTAEGAHQTEDASRALSAQVVELKQLISAFRV; from the coding sequence ATGTCGGCCACTTCACTTGAGGTGGCGCGCAGTGCCGCCGCGGCGGTCAGCAGCGCTCACAGTGTCAACGACGAGACCATCAGCGGTCGCGGCCTGGTGGCGTCCCAGCAGGGCAGCATCGCGCAACTGGCCAGTGAGATCGATCAGTCGGTGCGGGTGGTCAACCAATTGGCCAGCGACAGCCAATCCATCAGCCGCGTGCTGGAAGTGATCAAAAGCATCGCCGAGCAGACCAACCTGCTGGCGCTCAACGCCGCGATCGAAGCTGCTCGGGCCGGTGAACAGGGGCGTGGTTTTGCGGTGGTGGCCGATGAGGTCCGGACCCTGGCCAAGCGCACCCAGCAATCGACCGAAGAAATCGAGCAGATGATCACCAAGCTTCAAAATGGTGTCGGCGCGGCGGTGAAAGCCATGGGCGTCAGCCACCAAGTGGCCGATGGCACCGTCGGGCAGTCGGAAAAGGTCCAGCAGGCGCTGGAAAACATCCTCGGCGCGGTCGGCATGATCGTCGACCAGAACCAACAGATCGCCGCAGCCGTGGAGCAGCAGACCGCAGTGGCCCACGACATCGACCAGAACATCGTCGAGATCAACCGCGCGGGTGAACGCACCGCCGAAGGGGCGCATCAGACCGAGGATGCCAGCCGTGCGCTGTCGGCCCAGGTGGTGGAACTCAAACAGCTGATCAGCGCGTTCCGGGTCTGA
- a CDS encoding TatD family hydrolase has protein sequence MELIDSHTHLDFPDFDEDRPALLAESRALGVRRMVVLGVYQGNWQRVWDLVQSDPDLHAAFGLHPVYLDQHRPEDLSELGAWLTRLAGHRQLCAVGEIGLDYFIETLDRERQQALFDAQLQLAVDFNLPALIHVRRSHAAVIATLKRFRLKRAGIIHAFAGSKEEAREYIKLGFKLGLGGAATWPQALRMHRVLAELPLESVVLETDSPDMAPAMFPGQRNSPAHLPAICSALAGIMSISPEQLAAASTANACELFNW, from the coding sequence GTGGAGCTGATCGACAGCCACACTCATCTGGATTTTCCGGACTTCGACGAGGACCGCCCGGCGCTGCTCGCCGAAAGCCGCGCCCTCGGGGTGCGGCGGATGGTGGTGCTGGGGGTGTATCAGGGGAATTGGCAGCGGGTCTGGGACCTGGTGCAGAGCGATCCCGATCTGCATGCGGCGTTCGGGTTGCATCCGGTGTATCTGGATCAGCATCGTCCTGAAGACTTGTCCGAACTCGGTGCCTGGCTGACCCGCTTGGCGGGTCATCGGCAATTGTGTGCCGTGGGCGAAATCGGTCTGGATTACTTCATCGAAACCCTCGACCGTGAGCGCCAGCAAGCGTTGTTCGACGCGCAACTGCAACTGGCGGTGGACTTCAATCTTCCGGCGCTGATTCATGTGCGGCGCAGCCATGCCGCGGTGATTGCCACGCTCAAACGGTTTCGATTGAAACGCGCGGGCATCATTCATGCCTTCGCTGGCAGCAAGGAAGAGGCGCGCGAGTACATCAAGCTTGGTTTCAAACTCGGCCTGGGCGGTGCCGCGACCTGGCCGCAGGCGCTGCGCATGCACCGCGTGCTCGCCGAGCTGCCCCTTGAGTCGGTGGTGCTGGAAACCGACTCACCGGACATGGCGCCCGCCATGTTTCCCGGCCAACGCAACAGCCCGGCGCATTTGCCGGCAATCTGCTCGGCACTGGCGGGGATCATGTCGATCAGCCCTGAACAATTGGCTGCCGCCAGCACGGCCAATGCCTGTGAGCTGTTCAACTGGTAA
- the cra gene encoding catabolite repressor/activator, which yields MKLSDIAQLAGVSVTTASYVINGKAEQQRISSATVERVRAVVEQHGFTPNPQAAGLRSRHTRTLGFILPDLENPSYARIAKLLEQGARARGYQLLIASSDDAPDSERQLLQLFRARRCDALIVASCLPAGDDSYRQLQAKGIPIIAIDRVMEPEHFCSVISDDREASLQLTRSLLDPLPKQIALIGARPELSISQERAAGFKEALTGFKGEVLIEHGESFSRECGKQLMEELLQRLGHLPDALVTTSYVLLQGVFDALHDYPLKTRPLRLGTFGDTQLLDFLPLPVNAMAQQHQLIADKALALALAAIEQSDYQPGVQAIARTFKQRIRQD from the coding sequence TTGAAACTCAGTGATATCGCACAGTTGGCCGGTGTGTCCGTTACCACCGCCAGTTATGTCATTAATGGCAAGGCCGAACAGCAACGTATCAGCAGTGCCACCGTCGAGCGCGTTCGTGCGGTCGTCGAACAACATGGTTTTACACCTAACCCCCAGGCGGCAGGACTGCGCAGTCGGCATACCCGCACCTTGGGCTTCATTCTGCCGGACCTGGAAAACCCCAGTTACGCCCGCATTGCCAAACTGCTGGAACAAGGTGCCCGGGCTCGCGGTTATCAATTGCTGATCGCCAGTTCCGACGATGCGCCGGACAGCGAACGGCAATTGTTGCAACTGTTCCGCGCCCGGCGTTGTGATGCGTTGATCGTCGCCAGTTGCCTGCCGGCCGGTGACGACAGCTACCGTCAGCTGCAAGCCAAAGGCATTCCGATCATCGCCATCGACCGGGTGATGGAACCTGAGCATTTCTGCTCGGTGATCAGCGATGATCGCGAGGCCAGCCTGCAACTGACCCGCAGTCTGCTCGATCCACTGCCCAAGCAAATCGCGCTGATCGGCGCCCGTCCCGAGCTGAGCATCAGCCAGGAACGGGCTGCCGGGTTCAAGGAAGCGTTGACCGGGTTCAAAGGCGAGGTGCTGATCGAGCACGGTGAGTCGTTCAGCCGCGAGTGCGGCAAACAGTTGATGGAAGAGTTGCTGCAGCGCCTGGGGCATTTGCCGGATGCGCTGGTGACCACGTCCTACGTGCTGCTTCAAGGCGTGTTCGATGCCTTGCACGATTACCCGCTGAAAACCCGTCCGCTGCGCCTCGGCACCTTCGGCGACACGCAGTTACTGGACTTCCTGCCGCTGCCGGTCAACGCCATGGCCCAGCAGCATCAGTTGATTGCCGACAAGGCGCTGGCCTTGGCATTGGCCGCCATCGAGCAGTCCGATTACCAACCCGGCGTGCAAGCCATCGCGCGGACCTTCAAGCAGCGTATTCGCCAGGATTGA